A single Triticum dicoccoides isolate Atlit2015 ecotype Zavitan chromosome 2A, WEW_v2.0, whole genome shotgun sequence DNA region contains:
- the LOC119357114 gene encoding katanin p80 WD40 repeat-containing subunit B1 homolog KTN80.4-like: MTTNTKRAYKLQEFVAHASNVNCLKIGRKTSRVLVTGGEDHKVNLWAIGKPNSISSLPGHTSAVESVAFDSTEVFVAAGAASGTVKLWDLEEAKIVRTLTGHRSNCMSVDFHPFGEFFASGSLDTNLKIWDIRRKGCIHTYKGHTRGVNAIRFTPDGRWVVSGGEDSAVKIWDLTAGKLLHEFKSHEGQIQCIDFHPHEFLLATGSADKTVKFWDLETFELIGSTGPEMTGVRSMTFNPDGRSLLCGLHESLKVFSWEPIRCHDTVDVGWSRLSDLNVHEGKLLGCSSNQSCVGIWVVDLTRLEPHATSTSALLNGRSELKTSSGGTMPLQNDSGSRANIGRSSALQNSENNLKASTGRLSVSQNSDSAPKEIKPTAPSGLVPSTPQRVGTGSSTRTAGNSTYASGGTTLKRSSLKSNSTSNLHNFSKTDVVPAAVIIPRTSSGAELGTGSRSYAADVAPVLSKASRRAEPATDPRTESADVAPAVVPRTSSRMEMASDSAPDAVSRVGRRLESAADSRKESADAAPVVPRATSRMEMASDSVPVLPKAGRRFESATDSRKESTDEAPVVVPRATSRMEMASDSRREPSAGRVSPFRIQSRYAEPRKSTNVKVDMDKVDVGSKDTESDDLTCQIFLPRRNGAVQTVIPEETREDVKHGSVYRSGFSGSAESNTSHRNDNYVPRMRKPRDNCYIEVSRAGRTRSIVSNWEGRDQSPSHEEPTTSNSALGAPRGRIYSSRGSSQAAETNIVTSEEDVLSVLIEEHDLFLSSTRSRLTKLQILHQMWQRNDIRGVFSALEKMSDHAVCADMASVLMEKSEAITLDLCTTILPVLADLLESKTDRHVAVSLELVVKLVRTFGPVIHSTVSVGPSSVGVDLEAEQRRERCNLCFIELEKVKNKLPSLMRRKGAASNTAQELSLVFQEIMS, from the exons ATGACGACCAACACCAAGCGCGCGTACAAGCTCC AGGAGTTTGTGGCGCACGCCTCCAATGTCAACTGCCTCAAGATTGGGAGGAAGACATCGCGAGTCCTTGTCACTGGAGGAGAGGATCATAAGGTTAATCTTTGGGCTATCGGGAAGCCCAATTCGATATCG AGTTTACCAGGGCATACAAGTGCTGTGGAGTCAGTTGCTTTTGATTCCACAGAAGTATTTGTGGCTGCAGGAGCAGCCAGTGGCACAGTAAAATTATGGGATCTAGAGGAGGCGAAGA TTGTCCGCACGCTTACTGGACATAGATCAAACTGTATGTCAGTTGATTTCCATCCTTTTGGGGAATTCTTTGCCTCTGGGTCTTTGGACACTAATCTGAAGATATGGGATATAAGAAGGAAGGGCTGTATCCACACATACAAAGGCCACACCAGAGGGGTGAATGCTATTAGATTCACACCTGATGGCCGTTGGGTTGTGTCTGGCGGTGAAGATAGTGCAGTGAAG ATCTGGGATTTGACAGCTGGAAAGTTACTGCATGAGTTCAAATCTCATGAGGGTCAAATTCAGTGCATTGATTTCCATCCCCATGAGTTCCTTCTGGCAACAG GTTCAGCTGATAAAACTGTCAAGTTCTGGGATTTGGAGACCTTTGAGTTGATTGGATCTACTGGACCTGAG ATGACAGGTGTACGATCCATGACATTCAATCCCGACGGAAGATCTCTGTTATGTGGGCTGCACGAGAGCTTAAAG GTTTTCTCTTGGGAACCAATAAGATGCCATGATACTGTAGATGTGGGATGGTCTAGACTATCGGATCTGAATGTCCATGAGGGAAAACTTCTTGGTTGTTCTTCTAATCAGAGTTGTGTTGGAATATGGGTTGTTGATCTAACG CGCCTTGAGCCACATGCAACTAGTACTTCAGCATTACTTAATGGCCGTTCTGAATTGAAGACTTCATCAGGTGGCACTATGCCATTACAAAACGACAGTGGTTCAAGGGCTAACATAGGGCGATCATCAGCTCTACAAAATTCAGAGAATAACTTAAAAGCTTCTACAGGAAGGCTCTCAGTTTCTCAAAATTCAGATTCTGCACCCAAAGAGATTAAGCCGACAGCTC CAAGTGGCTTGGTCCCAAGCACTCCTCAAAGGGTCGGAACTGGCTCCAGTACTAGAACAGCTGGAAATTCAACTTATGCATCTGGTGGCACCACATTAAAGAGAAGTTCACTGAAGAGTAACAGCACTTCTAATCTTCATAATTTCAGTAAAACTGACGTGGTGCCTGCTGCTGTTATCATCCCAAGAACTAGCTCAGGAGCAGAGCTTGGTACTGGTTCAAGAAGTTATGCTGCTGATGTGGCCCCTGTTCTTTCAAAGGCAAGCAGAAGGGCAGAGCCGGCTACTGATCCTAGGACAGAAAGTGCTGATGTGGCACCTGCTGTTGTTCCCAGAACAAGTTCAAGAATGGAAATGGCCTCTGATTCAGCACCTGATGCTGTTTCTAGGGTAGGCAGAAGGTTGGAATCTGCTGCTGATTCTAGGAAAGAAAGTGCTGATGCAGCACCGGTCGTTCCCAGGGCTACTTCAAGAATGGAAATGGCCTCTGATTCTGTACCTGTTCTTCCGAAGGCAGGCAGAAGGTTCGAGTCTGCTACTGATTCAAGAAAAGAAAGCACTGATGAAGCACCTGTTGTTGTTCCTAGAGCAACTTCAAGAATGGAAATGGCCTCTGATTCTAGGAGAGAACCTTCTGCAGGAAGAGTATCACCATTTAGGATCCAATCAAGGTATGCTGAACCAAGGAAATCAACCAATGTGAAAGTTGATATGGACAAAGTTGATGTGGGAAGCAAAGATACTGAAAGTGACGACCTTACTTGTCAAATATTTCTTCCTCGGAGGAATGGTGCTGTTCAAACAGTGATTCCCGAAGAAACTCGTGAAGATGTAAAACATGGTTCAGTTTACAGGTCGGGATTTTCAGGTTCAGCAGAATCAAATACGAGCCACCGGAATGATAATT ATGTTCCTAGAATGCGTAAGCCAAGAGATAACTGCTACATTGAAGTTTCAAGAGCAG GAAGAACAAGATCAATTGTTTCTAATTGGGAAGGCAGGGATCAGTCCCCAAGTCACGAAGAACCAACAACAAGCAATTCAGCGTTGGGGGCTCCTAGAGGCCGAATATATTCATCT AGAGGAAGCAGTCAAGCAGCTGAAACTAATATCGTAACTAGCGAGGAAGATGTTTTATCTGTTCTAATCGAAGAGCATGATCTATTTTTGAGTTCAACACGGTCACGGCTGACAAAATTGCAG ATTCTGCACCAAATGTGGCAAAGAAATGACATCAGGGGTGTTTTCTCAGCGCTGGAGAAGATGTCCGATCATGCT GTATGTGCTGATATGGCAAGTGTTCTGATGGAGAAAAGCGAAGCCATCACACTAGATTTATGTACCACTATCCTGCCTGTCCTTGCTGACCTTTTGGAGAGTAAAACTGACAG GCATGTAGCTGTATCACTGGAACTGGTAGTGAAGCTTGTCAGGACTTTTGGGCCTGTAATACATTCAACAGTGTCGGTTGGTCCATCTTCTGTTGGTGTAGATCTTGAAGCAGAGCAAAG GCGGGAGAGGTGCAACTTATGCTTCATAGAACTGGAGAAAGTTAAAAATAAGCTTCCTTCCCTTATGAG AAGAAAAGGGGCAGCTTCAAACACAGCGCAGGAGCTCAGTCTTGTCTTCCAGGAAATTATGTCGTAG
- the LOC119358387 gene encoding auxin-responsive protein IAA12-like codes for MESVSSGDGYPQLRTTVGQRGLSRHGADDPRLGARPRPRPSRAVHPSPSMEGEAVDAELRLGPPDSGGASAVAAESKYVKVSVEGARYQRTVDLRAYGGHGELRAALLGLAGQMLDLAVAYEDNDGDILLAGDLPWDMFVSDCRSVRIMRRSTTVTSS; via the exons ATGGAATCGGTGAGCTCCGGCGACGGCTATCCCCAGCTACGGACGACCGTCGGCCAGCGCGGGCTCAGTCGGCACGGCGCCGACGACCCTCGGCTTGGAGCTCGCCCTCGCCCGCGACCCTCCAGG GCAGTCCACCCGAGTCCGTCCATGGAGGGAGAGGCCGTTGACGCCGAGCTGCGGCTCGGCCCTCCGGACAGCGGCGGcgcgtcggcggtggcggcggagagcAAGTACGTCAAGGTGAGCGTGGAAGGAGCCCGGTACCAGCGGACGGTGGACCTGAGGGCGTACGGAGGGCACGGGGAGCTCAGGGCGGCGCTCTTGGGCCTGGCCGGCCAGATGCTGGACTTGGCCGTGGCCTACGAGGACAATGACGGCGACATCTTGCTCGCCGGCGACCTCCCCTGGGACATGTTCGTCTCCGACTGCAGGAGCGTCAGGATTATGAGACGGTCGACGACGGTGACAAGCAGCTAG